In a genomic window of Acidobacteriota bacterium:
- a CDS encoding TonB-dependent receptor — protein MRRILIVPVFVAWVASPLGAQTPATGSVHGIARDQQGAVVPGVAVGATSPTVPGVYRAVTDGVGAYRLADLPPGEYEIVAELAGFATFRRPAVVVRTGLTLTIDVEMRVGGIGETVEVREETPLLETRSGGQAVNVSGELLRSVPLSERREWFSALAIAPGVVTAEYSSSKLFYVRGADSNATLIQMDGADVTSAAKSGVTYLNLNTDAIDDIQIQTSGIDASAPLGNGGVINIATASGTNQPKGAAGLFYQPRRWNDSNQPGGTSTAIEQTQVDLSFGGPIVKDRVWGFGSYRRTDITTGVSRTPAQLAVMRALVSGYEPIDRTNDANFWMAKGTAQLASGHQLVGFYQRDVNPVFDVQATGQHPFGEAGGGGAAAVRLSSAWSNRLTSRLSASYNDKRRHGKNAGVEGPNVRLFSRTFSSAGRLLGNGLLASLGSPVLSRPSQPNRKLTVSLDTTLYARHRSGSHELQAGVFGQPRVQGHHLSYVNGGFTMEEQVLRTPGVLEGGAIPFHRLIVNGTELTTFEQRGRDFAGYVQDAWRPSPRLTVNAGVRLDHVVFEDKVFDITTQRSLEIGPRFGVNYGMTADGRNVARAHWVRVHDQPGLVTTTGNPSLGQRDLYDLNGDGTFETVFVTPPTAAAIANRAIDPDLHQPFVQEWGAGLSRQFEGSVAVNVDFVNRRFVDRPTLVESNARYDGGVFTGYADERFNDFLLATNNRWNTPVYSSLELSLTKQTARVQALASYVRQWRHIDGTWQPGDPAAIIQPNAFANDKGIGSSIGTATANFDTNSLSGYHMTQVVTASAQWQDHVARAALSLTGPWALLFSTNYTFQSGTWSGPTITRIAAPDPAFGPPTVRLPNGRVVSNPLATTLRFAYPTRGEGQLRTPNLHAWNLRAGRRFAIGTVKVDADLDVFNVTNNGADLGFEFLANQTFNPFFGHTTFRQSPRSAQIVIRASF, from the coding sequence ATGCGCCGGATTCTGATCGTGCCTGTCTTTGTCGCGTGGGTGGCGTCGCCGCTCGGCGCGCAGACGCCGGCAACCGGAAGTGTTCATGGGATTGCCAGGGACCAGCAGGGGGCAGTCGTGCCGGGCGTGGCGGTGGGGGCCACGAGCCCCACGGTGCCGGGCGTGTACCGCGCTGTCACCGACGGCGTGGGCGCGTACCGGCTGGCCGATCTGCCGCCGGGCGAATACGAGATCGTCGCGGAGCTGGCCGGGTTTGCAACGTTCCGCCGGCCGGCCGTCGTCGTCAGGACCGGACTGACGTTGACGATCGATGTCGAGATGCGGGTCGGCGGCATCGGCGAGACGGTGGAAGTGCGCGAGGAGACGCCGCTGCTCGAGACGCGCAGCGGCGGCCAGGCGGTGAACGTGAGCGGCGAGCTGCTGCGCAGCGTGCCGCTCAGCGAGCGCCGCGAGTGGTTCAGCGCGCTCGCGATCGCGCCCGGCGTCGTGACCGCCGAGTACTCCTCATCGAAGTTGTTTTACGTGAGAGGCGCGGACTCGAACGCGACGCTGATTCAGATGGACGGCGCGGACGTCACCTCGGCCGCCAAGTCGGGCGTCACCTACCTGAATCTCAACACCGACGCGATCGATGACATCCAGATCCAGACCTCCGGCATCGACGCGTCCGCACCGCTCGGCAACGGCGGCGTGATCAACATCGCGACGGCAAGCGGCACGAACCAGCCGAAGGGGGCGGCGGGTCTCTTCTACCAACCGAGACGGTGGAACGACTCGAACCAGCCGGGGGGCACGAGCACGGCGATCGAGCAGACACAAGTCGATCTGTCGTTCGGCGGCCCGATCGTGAAGGATCGGGTCTGGGGGTTCGGCTCGTATCGCCGCACGGACATCACGACCGGCGTCAGCCGCACGCCGGCGCAGCTCGCGGTGATGCGGGCGCTCGTCAGCGGCTACGAGCCGATCGATCGGACGAACGACGCGAACTTCTGGATGGCAAAAGGCACCGCGCAGCTCGCCTCCGGCCACCAGCTCGTCGGCTTCTACCAGAGAGACGTGAACCCGGTGTTTGACGTGCAGGCGACGGGACAGCATCCGTTCGGCGAGGCCGGCGGCGGGGGCGCGGCGGCGGTGCGTCTCTCTTCGGCCTGGTCGAACCGGCTGACCTCGCGGCTGAGCGCCAGCTACAACGACAAGCGCCGGCACGGCAAGAATGCCGGTGTCGAAGGCCCCAACGTGCGGCTCTTCAGCCGCACCTTTTCCTCGGCCGGAAGGCTGCTCGGCAACGGACTGCTCGCAAGTCTTGGCTCGCCGGTCCTCTCACGGCCCAGCCAGCCCAACCGCAAGTTGACAGTTTCGCTCGACACCACTCTGTACGCGCGACACCGGTCCGGCTCGCACGAGCTGCAGGCCGGCGTCTTCGGTCAGCCGCGCGTGCAGGGCCACCATCTCTCCTACGTCAACGGCGGATTCACGATGGAGGAGCAGGTGCTTCGCACGCCGGGCGTGCTCGAAGGGGGCGCGATCCCGTTTCACCGGCTGATCGTGAACGGCACGGAGCTGACCACGTTCGAGCAGCGCGGGCGCGACTTCGCCGGCTACGTGCAGGACGCGTGGCGCCCCTCCCCGCGGCTCACCGTCAATGCCGGCGTCCGCCTCGATCACGTGGTGTTCGAGGACAAAGTGTTCGACATCACGACCCAGCGCAGCCTCGAGATCGGACCCCGCTTCGGAGTCAACTACGGGATGACCGCTGACGGCCGCAACGTGGCCCGCGCGCACTGGGTGCGCGTCCATGATCAGCCCGGACTCGTGACCACGACGGGCAACCCGAGCCTGGGCCAGCGGGATCTGTACGACCTGAACGGCGACGGTACGTTCGAGACGGTGTTCGTCACACCCCCAACGGCGGCCGCGATCGCGAATCGGGCGATCGATCCCGACCTCCACCAGCCGTTCGTGCAGGAATGGGGCGCCGGGCTCAGCCGGCAGTTCGAGGGCAGCGTGGCTGTGAACGTGGACTTCGTCAACCGCCGGTTCGTGGACCGCCCGACGCTCGTCGAGAGCAACGCCCGTTATGACGGAGGCGTCTTCACCGGCTATGCGGACGAGAGGTTCAACGATTTCCTCCTGGCGACCAACAACCGGTGGAACACGCCGGTGTACAGCTCGCTCGAGCTGTCGCTGACGAAGCAGACGGCCCGGGTACAGGCGCTGGCCAGCTACGTCCGGCAATGGCGGCACATCGACGGCACGTGGCAACCGGGGGATCCCGCGGCGATCATCCAGCCGAACGCATTTGCCAACGACAAGGGGATCGGCAGCTCGATAGGCACGGCCACGGCCAACTTCGACACCAACAGCCTGAGCGGGTATCACATGACGCAGGTTGTGACCGCGAGCGCGCAGTGGCAGGACCATGTCGCCAGGGCGGCGCTGTCGCTCACCGGACCGTGGGCGCTGCTCTTCTCCACCAACTACACGTTCCAGTCTGGAACGTGGTCCGGTCCGACCATCACGCGGATCGCGGCGCCGGACCCGGCATTCGGGCCGCCCACCGTGAGGCTCCCGAACGGGCGAGTGGTCAGCAATCCTCTTGCGACGACGCTCCGGTTCGCGTACCCGACCCGCGGTGAGGGGCAGCTCCGAACGCCAAACCTGCACGCGTGGAACCTGCGCGCCGGCCGCCGCTTCGCCATCGGAACGGTGAAGGTTGACGCGGACCTGGACGTCTTCAACGTCACGAACAACGGGGCCGACCTCGGTTTCGAGTTCCTGGCCAACCAGACGTTCAACCCGTTCTTCGGACACACGACATTTCGGCAGTCTCCCCGATCGGCCCAGATCGTCATTCGCGCGTCGTTCTAG
- a CDS encoding PD40 domain-containing protein yields the protein MTGLLRAVLRGITATLVIPGVLVTVLPTRGRTAPSAAQPRGLSFELTRSTFLNVDVSPDGRAVVFDLLGDLYLMPITGGAATPLLAGPDWDQAPRFSPDGTMAAFVSDRSGIENIWVVSLATHRPTQVTNSDKPVAGTPSWSSDGRELLFGTRGVASRLQVVTVDSHEVRPLEAHPAGALADAPFTYNYLAATSGVAGRDGVVFFSEIHVVHPRPGFQHGSRSVLVRFDPRDASRRTLTNLAQAHDESKPQLSASGRLLAYYRAQDGVTELRLRDLETGGDRLLVEVPDADDPYRWGDRGDPMPTFAFTPDERALVVGTGGRMYRVSISDGQPTEIPFRASATFDIPPRAAARRRIKDGPLDVRAIRWPSFSRDSRRAAFSALGSIWTQELPGGEPRRVNASATFDHMPAISPDGRSVLYVSHDLHAAHGKVVLAAVDGSAQRTLLGGEFEYFAPAWSRDGKKIAFVRSGRPSGPQRDPRSSVLEYGWLDLQQGTTTVAAVLPKGPVLPSPFAVHVSFSENGQELLCTGQPELTRIAVFAATLDGSSRRTIATAGRDVLGAISSNDGRRVAFVGWNGDLWLAMQEPGAPPVTLRPDPAHATPIGNDATTSLTWRDSGALFVASSRAVAQLAAPDWTPRAVTTLHLEAPRHESRATLALVNARVITVAGDRGAGPIVERATVIVRGRRIAAVGPASQVEVPRDAGVIDVAGMTLLPGFHDAHYHWIGQDAGFRPREDPSAIPFGLTSAWDAISGYGDMGQAAEEMRGAGRLRGPRAFFAGRSVEHAGGQVRGPEDAQHSARMHGTLGVDLLKDYNVLSRRTRRWFADAARAEGLGIVGHFEGLGQALSRVMDGYTGIDHPRFSVPLEQDVLQLLARTKTILTPQVQLADGTSSLDDEPLRLYFAEVQRRKPDRLARIQRYTSNSTYVKWMTPTDKPLERMRAFKVAQACAALVRAGGSIAVSGHNAPAVLVHAEMWLLWRGGVAPEEIIRAATRTGIEKAGYLDDLGSIEPGKIADLVILGSDPLADVLNTIDVRYTVVDGVVYDADTGTEIPPPTLDQHGGALPGSR from the coding sequence ATGACTGGTCTCCTGAGAGCCGTGCTGCGCGGGATCACTGCAACGCTCGTCATCCCCGGCGTGCTGGTCACCGTTTTACCCACGCGGGGACGTACGGCTCCATCCGCGGCGCAGCCACGCGGCCTGTCGTTCGAGCTGACGCGCAGCACTTTCCTGAACGTCGATGTTTCGCCGGACGGACGGGCGGTTGTGTTCGATCTGCTGGGCGATCTCTACCTGATGCCGATAACCGGAGGCGCAGCGACGCCCCTCCTTGCGGGGCCGGACTGGGATCAGGCGCCGAGGTTCTCGCCCGATGGGACGATGGCCGCCTTCGTCAGCGACCGCAGCGGTATAGAAAACATCTGGGTCGTTTCTCTCGCCACCCATCGTCCGACGCAAGTCACCAACAGCGACAAACCCGTCGCCGGCACGCCATCGTGGTCTTCAGACGGGCGAGAGCTGCTGTTCGGCACGCGCGGTGTGGCATCGCGCCTTCAGGTGGTCACGGTCGATTCCCACGAGGTGAGGCCGCTCGAAGCGCATCCGGCGGGTGCGCTGGCCGACGCTCCGTTCACCTACAACTATCTTGCCGCCACGTCCGGCGTGGCTGGCAGGGACGGCGTGGTCTTCTTTTCGGAGATCCACGTGGTGCATCCGAGGCCCGGGTTCCAGCACGGATCCAGAAGCGTGCTCGTGCGCTTCGACCCACGCGACGCATCCAGGCGCACCCTGACGAACCTGGCCCAGGCGCATGACGAATCGAAGCCACAGCTCTCGGCGAGCGGCCGGCTGCTCGCCTACTATCGCGCGCAAGACGGGGTCACCGAGCTTCGACTGCGCGACCTCGAGACGGGCGGCGACCGGCTGCTCGTCGAGGTGCCCGATGCTGACGATCCCTATCGGTGGGGAGACCGTGGGGATCCCATGCCCACATTCGCCTTCACACCGGACGAGCGGGCACTCGTCGTTGGCACGGGCGGCCGGATGTACCGAGTATCGATCAGCGACGGCCAACCGACGGAGATTCCATTCCGCGCCTCGGCAACATTCGACATCCCGCCACGAGCCGCCGCGCGCCGCCGGATCAAGGACGGCCCGCTCGATGTGCGCGCGATCCGGTGGCCCTCGTTTTCGCGCGACAGCCGCCGCGCGGCGTTCAGTGCGCTCGGATCGATCTGGACACAGGAGCTGCCGGGAGGTGAACCGCGGCGAGTCAACGCGAGCGCGACCTTCGACCACATGCCGGCGATCTCGCCGGATGGGCGAAGCGTCCTGTATGTCTCCCACGATCTTCACGCCGCGCACGGAAAAGTGGTTCTCGCCGCCGTCGACGGCAGCGCGCAACGGACCCTCCTCGGCGGCGAGTTCGAGTACTTCGCGCCGGCGTGGTCGCGTGACGGAAAGAAGATCGCGTTCGTGCGTTCCGGACGGCCGAGCGGGCCGCAACGCGATCCACGGTCGAGCGTCCTGGAGTACGGCTGGCTCGACCTCCAGCAGGGGACGACAACCGTCGCTGCGGTTCTCCCGAAGGGGCCGGTCCTTCCGTCACCCTTCGCGGTGCACGTCTCGTTCTCGGAGAACGGCCAGGAGCTGCTGTGCACCGGCCAGCCCGAATTGACGCGCATCGCGGTGTTCGCCGCGACGCTGGACGGAAGCTCTCGCAGGACGATCGCAACAGCCGGGCGCGACGTTCTCGGGGCGATTTCCTCGAACGACGGCCGCCGCGTTGCGTTCGTGGGCTGGAATGGAGATCTGTGGCTCGCGATGCAGGAACCGGGCGCTCCGCCTGTCACGCTTCGTCCGGATCCCGCGCACGCGACGCCGATTGGCAACGACGCGACGACGTCCCTGACCTGGCGCGACTCAGGGGCGCTCTTCGTCGCAAGCAGCCGCGCGGTCGCGCAGCTCGCGGCGCCTGACTGGACACCACGCGCCGTCACGACGCTTCACCTCGAGGCGCCGCGCCACGAAAGCAGGGCGACGCTCGCGCTCGTCAACGCCCGCGTCATCACCGTCGCGGGAGATCGCGGCGCGGGTCCAATTGTGGAGCGCGCGACGGTGATCGTGCGCGGGCGTCGGATTGCTGCCGTCGGCCCTGCGTCTCAGGTCGAAGTCCCTCGCGACGCGGGAGTCATCGACGTCGCTGGCATGACACTGCTGCCCGGGTTCCACGATGCGCACTACCACTGGATCGGCCAGGACGCAGGCTTCCGCCCGCGGGAGGACCCGAGCGCGATCCCCTTCGGCCTCACCTCGGCGTGGGACGCCATCTCCGGATACGGGGACATGGGCCAGGCGGCAGAGGAGATGCGCGGAGCAGGCCGGCTCCGTGGCCCGCGCGCGTTCTTCGCCGGCCGATCCGTCGAACACGCCGGCGGACAAGTACGTGGGCCTGAGGACGCGCAACACAGCGCCAGAATGCACGGCACGCTGGGCGTCGACCTGCTCAAGGACTACAACGTCCTGAGCCGGCGGACCCGGCGATGGTTTGCCGACGCGGCAAGGGCGGAAGGGCTCGGCATCGTTGGACACTTCGAGGGGCTCGGACAGGCGCTCTCGCGAGTGATGGACGGATACACGGGCATCGATCATCCGCGCTTCTCGGTACCGCTCGAGCAGGACGTTCTCCAGCTTCTGGCCCGAACGAAGACGATCCTGACGCCGCAGGTGCAGCTCGCCGACGGCACGTCGAGTCTGGACGATGAGCCGTTGCGGCTGTACTTCGCGGAGGTGCAGCGCCGGAAGCCGGATCGCCTCGCCCGGATTCAGCGATACACAAGCAACAGCACCTACGTGAAGTGGATGACTCCCACGGACAAGCCGCTCGAGCGGATGCGCGCCTTCAAGGTGGCGCAGGCGTGCGCCGCGCTCGTTCGCGCGGGCGGAAGCATAGCGGTCAGCGGCCACAATGCGCCGGCAGTCCTCGTCCACGCCGAGATGTGGCTGCTCTGGAGAGGCGGTGTGGCGCCCGAGGAAATCATCCGCGCGGCGACGAGAACCGGCATCGAGAAGGCGGGCTATCTCGACGATCTTGGTTCGATCGAGCCCGGCAAGATCGCCGACCTCGTGATCCTGGGCTCCGACCCGCTCGCTGACGTCCTCAATACCATCGACGTCCGTTACACGGTTGTCGACGGTGTCGTGTACGACGCCGACACCGGCACGGAGATTCCGCCGCCCACGCTCGATCAGCATGGTGGCGCTCTACCCGGGAGCAGGTAA
- a CDS encoding S8 family serine peptidase, translated as MRLVCLPIVLVLVGFHALGIRSTNRATPESDRRMSFHNRLLLNRAVVSKLKSIEVLVLAAGDARPDGFILHTEEIAALARHVGGRVVRAERDIGYLRIEMPTERLLELVASPAIAAYQIASLSKASWYRDGPPMSNAEMFRGFEVAPIAASEPSDTHAGLPPLSTAASREPGYTADDDVGIGEWLAEHPTFDGRGVTIALVETALPSFTDPTLRPAKTLDGRDVAKIAGILNTRGPADRDDTRVLLDTEVQVDTSWARVWSRTYVLPRPGAYRAGLLRLPAGSNLVHQFCVLEHEETREVWIDSNGDASFQDETPLADVNERFEPRFLKLTHPRKADVSFVMGRGREPNTVHIYIGRGSHQAMTVGVAAGSRTEKSLAYGVAPNARVLLVRNHGSDYELDVLLEGFIDVAKRPDVDVISSSAGITMVPDTAADFGGLLFQRLADVYRKPVLLGAGNTHSELATSKALGAALTVGGSLGPATAAALHGGRPLEGLMVHRISAAGPSIDGAIKPDFLAPMERLAVDLPWNRGLEAVPRNAPTHRLPAGYQISCCTSASSPYAAGVAALLISAAKQRKAPYSAESLARALRLSARFLPGFGSHEQGNGVLDVNAAWRALIDYVEAPRIIASARIVHPLARYAARGSEGQGIFEFEGWTAGMSGTREIRLRRESGPQSPTSYQLTWTGNDGTFHTAPRVMLPLGRTIAVPVRIAPRTTGAHSALLNLRDASNAVVFRTQATIVAADRIDESSGSVRIRGRVGPARINRQYIHVPAGAGAISFDVDVVQGVVAPSILPAHGLFPGYYPHVHPAAGRYVGKGRHTVLIPNPEPGTWAIHLDNSSLHPRFPDDPTPADDRDAEYVVTMRILGAAVRPAASSAGSIAIEATNLGSAIREPVFMVSPATLKTHRAEFLGSGLPRTIEMSVPKDAAALSLRVRSEQPAATGVELYLYDCTTGECFAYDIAFPAAGAHSIVVRRPNAGRWVAAVNPAPFPTAGSAFVLEEIIATGTPRRYNSRGARVPGARWTETIESLNPAPAPAGPEAPLLLIELIDAAAERDEAVHRWDPRPEVPERMRLRDRPVALGSAIYLR; from the coding sequence ATGCGTCTTGTGTGTCTGCCCATCGTCCTCGTTCTGGTCGGTTTCCACGCGCTCGGAATCCGATCCACCAACCGCGCAACGCCGGAGAGCGACCGCCGAATGTCGTTCCACAACCGGTTGCTGCTGAACCGAGCGGTTGTGAGCAAATTGAAATCGATCGAAGTACTGGTGCTGGCCGCGGGCGATGCCCGGCCCGATGGGTTCATCCTCCACACCGAGGAGATCGCCGCCCTCGCCAGGCACGTCGGCGGGCGCGTTGTCCGTGCGGAACGAGATATCGGGTACCTCCGGATCGAGATGCCCACCGAGCGGCTTCTCGAACTGGTCGCATCGCCGGCGATCGCGGCGTACCAGATCGCGTCGCTGTCGAAAGCGAGCTGGTACAGGGACGGGCCGCCCATGTCGAACGCCGAGATGTTTCGCGGCTTCGAGGTCGCGCCAATCGCGGCCAGCGAGCCGAGCGACACGCACGCCGGCCTTCCGCCGCTCTCCACGGCCGCGTCGCGCGAGCCGGGCTACACAGCCGACGACGACGTCGGGATCGGCGAGTGGCTGGCGGAGCATCCAACCTTTGACGGACGGGGCGTGACGATCGCGCTCGTCGAGACCGCGCTCCCCTCCTTCACCGATCCGACGCTGCGGCCGGCAAAGACGCTGGACGGGCGCGACGTGGCGAAGATCGCCGGCATCCTGAACACGCGCGGTCCCGCCGACCGCGACGACACGCGGGTCCTCCTCGATACCGAAGTGCAGGTTGATACGAGCTGGGCGCGCGTCTGGAGCCGGACGTACGTCCTGCCGCGGCCCGGCGCGTACCGTGCCGGACTCCTGAGATTGCCGGCCGGGTCGAACCTCGTGCACCAGTTCTGCGTTCTCGAGCACGAAGAGACGCGGGAGGTCTGGATCGACTCGAACGGCGACGCGTCGTTCCAGGACGAGACGCCGCTCGCCGACGTCAACGAGCGGTTCGAGCCGCGGTTCCTGAAACTGACGCACCCGAGAAAAGCGGACGTCAGCTTCGTGATGGGTCGCGGGCGTGAACCGAACACGGTTCACATCTACATCGGCAGGGGCAGCCACCAGGCCATGACGGTCGGCGTGGCCGCGGGAAGCAGGACGGAGAAGAGCCTCGCGTACGGCGTCGCGCCGAACGCTCGTGTCCTGCTCGTGCGCAACCACGGATCGGATTACGAGCTGGACGTTCTGCTCGAGGGCTTCATCGACGTGGCCAAACGCCCGGACGTGGACGTGATCAGCTCGTCGGCGGGCATCACGATGGTGCCGGACACGGCAGCGGACTTTGGCGGTCTCCTGTTCCAGCGACTGGCCGACGTGTACCGAAAGCCTGTCCTCCTGGGCGCCGGCAACACGCACTCCGAGCTGGCGACGTCGAAGGCGCTTGGCGCAGCTCTCACTGTGGGCGGCTCTCTCGGACCAGCGACCGCCGCCGCCCTCCACGGGGGACGGCCGCTCGAGGGTTTGATGGTTCACCGCATCAGTGCGGCCGGACCGTCGATCGACGGCGCGATCAAGCCGGATTTCCTGGCGCCGATGGAACGGCTGGCCGTCGATCTCCCCTGGAACCGCGGCCTCGAGGCGGTGCCCAGGAACGCCCCCACGCATCGGCTTCCCGCCGGCTATCAAATCTCATGCTGCACGTCGGCCAGCAGCCCGTACGCGGCCGGCGTCGCGGCGCTCCTCATCAGCGCGGCGAAGCAGCGCAAGGCGCCGTACTCGGCCGAGAGTCTGGCCCGCGCCCTGAGGCTGTCGGCCCGGTTCCTGCCCGGCTTCGGCAGCCACGAGCAGGGGAACGGCGTGCTCGACGTCAACGCCGCCTGGCGCGCGCTGATCGATTACGTGGAGGCGCCGCGCATCATCGCCTCCGCGCGCATCGTCCACCCGCTGGCGCGGTACGCCGCCCGCGGATCCGAGGGCCAGGGCATTTTCGAGTTCGAAGGATGGACGGCCGGGATGAGCGGCACGCGGGAGATCCGGCTTCGGCGGGAGTCGGGACCTCAGTCGCCGACCAGCTACCAACTGACCTGGACCGGCAACGACGGGACGTTTCACACGGCGCCGCGGGTGATGCTGCCGCTCGGGAGGACGATCGCCGTGCCCGTGAGGATTGCGCCAAGGACGACAGGAGCGCACAGCGCGCTCCTCAATTTGCGTGACGCGTCGAACGCGGTCGTCTTCCGCACGCAGGCCACCATCGTAGCCGCCGATCGCATCGACGAATCCAGCGGATCGGTTCGCATCAGGGGGCGCGTCGGCCCGGCGCGCATCAACCGGCAGTACATCCACGTGCCGGCCGGCGCCGGCGCGATCAGCTTCGATGTCGATGTAGTTCAGGGCGTTGTCGCGCCATCCATTCTGCCGGCGCACGGTCTCTTTCCCGGCTACTACCCCCACGTGCACCCTGCCGCAGGCCGGTACGTCGGCAAAGGAAGGCACACGGTCCTCATCCCCAACCCGGAGCCAGGCACGTGGGCCATTCACCTCGACAACAGCTCGCTGCATCCGCGCTTTCCCGACGATCCGACGCCGGCCGACGACCGCGACGCGGAGTACGTGGTGACGATGCGCATCCTTGGCGCGGCCGTTCGCCCGGCCGCGTCATCGGCCGGCTCGATCGCGATTGAGGCGACGAACCTTGGAAGCGCCATTCGCGAGCCGGTGTTCATGGTGTCCCCAGCCACTCTGAAGACTCACCGAGCGGAGTTCCTCGGGAGCGGCCTGCCGCGCACGATCGAGATGTCCGTCCCGAAAGATGCCGCGGCGTTGTCGCTGCGGGTGCGCTCGGAGCAGCCGGCGGCGACCGGCGTGGAGCTGTATCTGTACGACTGCACGACCGGTGAGTGCTTCGCGTACGACATCGCGTTCCCTGCCGCCGGTGCGCACTCGATAGTCGTTCGGCGACCGAACGCCGGGCGGTGGGTTGCGGCGGTGAACCCGGCGCCGTTCCCCACAGCCGGCAGCGCATTCGTGCTGGAGGAGATCATCGCCACCGGGACGCCGCGGCGTTACAACTCGAGGGGCGCGCGCGTTCCAGGCGCGCGGTGGACCGAAACGATCGAGAGCCTCAACCCCGCCCCGGCGCCGGCGGGCCCTGAAGCGCCGCTACTGCTCATCGAACTGATCGACGCCGCGGCCGAGCGGGACGAGGCCGTTCACCGGTGGGACCCCCGTCCGGAGGTGCCCGAGCGGATGCGGCTCAGGGATCGCCCGGTGGCGCTCGGGTCGGCGATCTACCTGCGTTAG